A single genomic interval of Polynucleobacter necessarius harbors:
- the secG gene encoding preprotein translocase subunit SecG: MEWFKTLLIVLQIISALAVILLVLLQQGKGADMGAAFSSGSSGSLFGASGSANFLSHATAIFAAVFFVCTLSITWIGNKKEVSPGVLSGTVAPTAAPTAPVAPVHNPSKPAVPK, translated from the coding sequence GTGGAATGGTTTAAGACTTTATTGATCGTATTGCAGATAATTTCAGCTCTGGCTGTGATTCTTTTGGTGCTGTTGCAACAGGGTAAGGGCGCTGATATGGGCGCAGCTTTTAGTTCAGGCTCTTCTGGCAGCCTCTTTGGCGCCAGTGGCTCTGCTAACTTTCTATCGCATGCAACCGCTATTTTTGCTGCTGTTTTCTTTGTGTGCACCTTAAGCATCACTTGGATTGGTAATAAGAAAGAAGTGAGCCCAGGCGTCTTGTCTGGAACTGTAGCCCCTACGGCAGCTCCAACCGCTCCGGTTGCTCCAGTGCACAATCCAAGTAAACCAGCGGTTCCTAAGTAA
- a CDS encoding NADH-quinone oxidoreductase subunit A translates to MNIANNYFPVLLFILVGIGVGLVPMFLGKILAPSKPDAEKLSPYECGFEAFEDARMKFDVRYYLIAILFILFDLETAFLFPWGVALRDIGWLGYASTVIFLLEFIVGFVYIWKKGALDWE, encoded by the coding sequence TTGAATATCGCTAATAATTACTTTCCTGTTCTGCTTTTTATCCTCGTAGGTATTGGGGTGGGATTAGTCCCCATGTTCCTCGGAAAAATTTTGGCTCCCTCGAAGCCTGACGCTGAAAAACTCTCTCCCTATGAGTGCGGCTTTGAAGCTTTTGAAGATGCGCGTATGAAGTTTGACGTGCGTTACTACTTAATAGCCATTCTTTTCATCTTATTTGATTTAGAAACCGCGTTCTTGTTCCCGTGGGGTGTGGCGCTACGCGATATTGGATGGCTTGGTTACGCCTCTACGGTGATCTTCCTATTGGAATTCATTGTGGGATTTGTGTATATCTGGAAAAAGGGCGCTCTCGACTGGGAGTGA
- the rpsO gene encoding 30S ribosomal protein S15 encodes MAVSDIKTAEIIKENARSANDTGSPEVQVSLLTARINELTPHFKANAKDHHSRRGLLRMVSRRRRLLDYLKGKDLDRYRALIQKLGLRK; translated from the coding sequence ATGGCAGTTTCTGATATTAAAACGGCGGAAATCATCAAAGAAAACGCGCGCAGCGCAAATGATACGGGTAGCCCTGAAGTTCAAGTTTCATTGCTTACAGCCCGCATTAATGAATTAACCCCCCATTTCAAGGCTAACGCTAAAGATCATCACAGCCGTCGTGGTTTGTTGAGGATGGTTTCACGTCGCCGTCGCCTCTTGGATTACCTCAAAGGCAAAGACTTGGATCGCTATCGCGCATTGATTCAGAAATTAGGTCTCCGTAAGTAA
- the pnp gene encoding polyribonucleotide nucleotidyltransferase produces MTMFKKAVKSFQWGNHQVTMETGEIARQSGGAVIVNVDDTVVMGTVVASKSTKPGQSFFPLTVDYLEKTYAAGKIPGGFFRREGRPSEGETLISRLIDRPLRPLFPEGFLNEVQIVVHVLSINPDVPADIPALLAASAALAISGIPFAGPVGAARVGYANGQYLLNPTRTEQVASELDLIVAGTQAAVLMVESEAKQLSEEVMLGAVVYGHDQMQTAINAINDLVREAGKPEWDWTAAPKDEPLIAKVTALAEAPLREAYQIRQKGARSDKLKEISKEVLAKLSEEGDVDAVAVSDIMFEIEAKIVRSQILNGEPRIDGRDTRTVRPIEIRNGVLPRTHGSVLFTRGETQALVVVTLGTARDEQIIDALEGEYRDRFMFHYNMPPFATGETGRVGSPKRREIGHGRLAKRTLIPVLPSPEDFAYSIRVVSEITESNGSSSMASVCGGCLAMMDAGVPVKAHVAGVAMGLILDGNRFAVLTDILGDEDHLGDMDFKVAGTANGITALQMDIKVQGITKEIMQVALAQAKEGRLHILSKMQEAMGSVRAELSAHAPRMVSFKIHPDKIREVIGKGGATIQALTKETGCSIDIKDDGTVTIASTSAEGMAEAKVRIESITAEAEVGKIYEGPVVKLLEFGALVNILPGKDGLLHISEISNERVKEVKDYLAEGQVVRVKLLAADERGRLRLSLKAAMADEGGTIAPLAGATEAVVEAAAAPSESA; encoded by the coding sequence ATGACAATGTTTAAAAAAGCAGTTAAAAGTTTTCAATGGGGCAACCATCAAGTAACAATGGAAACAGGCGAAATCGCTCGCCAATCTGGCGGTGCTGTGATCGTTAACGTCGATGACACAGTAGTCATGGGCACAGTAGTTGCTTCTAAGTCTACAAAGCCAGGCCAATCCTTTTTCCCATTGACTGTTGATTACCTAGAAAAAACTTACGCAGCAGGCAAGATCCCTGGTGGCTTCTTCCGTCGTGAAGGTCGCCCATCAGAAGGCGAGACTTTGATCTCCCGTTTGATCGACCGTCCATTGCGTCCTTTGTTCCCAGAAGGTTTCTTGAATGAAGTTCAGATTGTAGTACACGTGTTGTCTATCAACCCAGATGTTCCTGCAGATATTCCTGCTTTGCTCGCTGCTTCTGCAGCTTTAGCAATTTCAGGAATCCCGTTTGCCGGTCCAGTTGGCGCTGCGCGCGTTGGCTACGCTAACGGCCAATATTTATTGAACCCAACTCGCACAGAGCAAGTTGCTAGCGAACTCGATTTGATCGTTGCTGGTACGCAAGCAGCTGTATTGATGGTTGAGTCTGAAGCAAAGCAATTGTCTGAAGAAGTGATGCTTGGCGCTGTTGTGTATGGTCATGACCAAATGCAAACAGCAATCAACGCTATCAATGATTTAGTACGTGAAGCTGGCAAGCCTGAGTGGGATTGGACTGCTGCTCCTAAGGATGAACCATTGATCGCTAAGGTAACTGCATTGGCGGAGGCGCCATTGCGTGAGGCTTATCAGATTCGTCAAAAGGGCGCTCGCTCAGACAAGTTGAAAGAAATTTCTAAAGAAGTTTTGGCTAAGTTATCCGAAGAGGGTGATGTTGATGCGGTTGCTGTGAGCGACATTATGTTTGAAATCGAAGCGAAGATTGTTCGTAGCCAGATTTTGAATGGTGAGCCACGCATTGACGGTCGCGATACACGTACTGTACGTCCAATCGAAATTCGTAACGGAGTATTGCCACGTACACACGGCTCTGTTTTGTTTACTCGTGGTGAAACTCAAGCATTAGTTGTTGTAACATTGGGTACTGCACGTGACGAGCAAATTATTGATGCGCTCGAAGGTGAATACCGCGATCGTTTCATGTTCCATTACAACATGCCTCCATTTGCTACTGGTGAAACTGGTCGCGTAGGTAGCCCTAAGCGTCGTGAAATTGGTCATGGTCGTTTGGCTAAACGCACATTGATTCCAGTGTTACCGAGCCCAGAAGATTTCGCATACAGTATTCGTGTTGTTTCAGAGATCACTGAGTCCAACGGCTCATCTTCAATGGCTTCTGTTTGCGGCGGCTGTTTGGCAATGATGGATGCTGGTGTTCCAGTGAAAGCGCACGTTGCTGGCGTAGCAATGGGCTTGATTTTGGATGGCAACCGTTTTGCTGTGTTGACAGACATCTTGGGTGATGAAGATCACTTGGGCGACATGGACTTCAAAGTAGCGGGTACTGCTAATGGCATTACTGCACTCCAGATGGACATTAAAGTTCAAGGTATTACCAAAGAAATTATGCAAGTAGCTTTAGCGCAAGCCAAAGAAGGTCGCTTGCACATCTTGAGCAAAATGCAAGAGGCGATGGGTTCAGTTCGTGCAGAATTGTCTGCTCATGCTCCACGTATGGTTTCTTTCAAGATTCATCCAGACAAGATTCGTGAAGTAATCGGTAAGGGCGGCGCAACAATTCAAGCGTTGACTAAGGAAACTGGTTGCAGCATCGATATTAAAGATGACGGTACTGTAACGATTGCCTCCACTTCTGCTGAAGGCATGGCTGAAGCTAAAGTCCGTATCGAAAGCATCACTGCTGAAGCTGAAGTAGGCAAGATCTATGAGGGTCCAGTTGTAAAGTTGCTTGAGTTCGGCGCTTTGGTAAATATTCTTCCAGGCAAAGATGGGCTCTTGCACATCTCTGAAATCTCCAATGAGCGTGTAAAAGAAGTGAAAGATTACCTCGCTGAAGGTCAGGTTGTTCGTGTGAAATTGTTGGCTGCTGATGAGCGTGGTCGTTTGCGTTTGTCGTTGAAGGCTGCGATGGCTGATGAGGGTGGCACAATCGCTCCTCTCGCAGGTGCAACTGAGGCTGTAGTTGAGGCAGCGGCAGCGCCTAGCGAGTCAGCTTAA
- a CDS encoding YSC84-related protein, with translation MLLSFGLFQPAYAQFGSFFGPDFGIKSFQNIFVFENETALNDFVNSGWTFGCQVTAAAKYEKDGEAYQDATVVAPGVLMYQLTDSGLAAEITGKGTQYYKNTDVNK, from the coding sequence TTGCTACTCAGTTTTGGACTTTTCCAGCCAGCTTATGCGCAATTTGGCTCATTTTTTGGCCCTGACTTTGGAATTAAATCGTTTCAAAACATTTTTGTATTTGAAAACGAAACAGCCTTAAATGACTTTGTAAATTCTGGCTGGACTTTTGGCTGCCAAGTTACCGCAGCAGCCAAATATGAAAAAGATGGTGAGGCCTATCAAGACGCAACCGTTGTGGCTCCGGGCGTACTAATGTATCAACTTACCGACTCCGGCCTTGCCGCAGAAATTACCGGCAAAGGCACGCAGTACTATAAGAATACGGACGTAAATAAATAA
- a CDS encoding NADH-quinone oxidoreductase subunit C produces the protein MSDRLVQLADNLEKVLGKRIHSVEIALGEVTVVVNADTYFESAMLLRDDPSLAFEQLIDLCGVDYQDFRDGAWAGQRFGVVSHLLSLEHNWRLRVRVFAPDDSYPLVASITPVWNSANWFEREAFDLYGILFEGHDDLRRILTDYGFIGHPFRKDFPISGNVEMRYDPELKRVVYQPVTIEAREIIPRIIREEQYGGPV, from the coding sequence ATGTCAGACCGTTTGGTACAACTAGCCGATAACCTTGAGAAAGTTCTCGGTAAGCGCATTCATTCCGTTGAGATTGCTTTGGGTGAAGTTACCGTGGTGGTGAATGCGGATACTTATTTTGAATCAGCCATGTTATTGCGCGACGATCCATCACTTGCCTTTGAGCAATTGATTGATCTATGCGGTGTCGATTACCAAGATTTTCGTGATGGTGCATGGGCTGGTCAGCGCTTTGGTGTTGTAAGTCACTTATTGTCCTTAGAGCACAACTGGCGTTTGCGTGTACGCGTCTTTGCGCCTGACGATAGTTATCCATTGGTTGCTTCTATTACCCCGGTTTGGAATTCTGCTAACTGGTTTGAGCGTGAGGCATTTGATCTGTATGGCATCTTGTTTGAAGGTCATGATGATTTGCGTCGCATTTTGACTGACTACGGCTTTATTGGTCATCCATTTAGAAAAGATTTCCCAATCAGCGGTAATGTTGAAATGCGTTATGACCCAGAGTTGAAGCGCGTTGTCTATCAGCCAGTCACGATTGAGGCTCGAGAAATTATCCCACGCATTATTCGTGAAGAGCAGTATGGAGGTCCGGTTTAA
- a CDS encoding NAD(P)H-quinone oxidoreductase: MRVIEIKELGAPEMLVPTNRPDPAAPAAGTGEILIKVLAAGINRPDVLQRKGHYPVPAGASDIPGLEVAGEIVGGDLAHVDNLFGLKLGDKVCALLQGGGYAELCTAQIAQCLPYPKGFTDQEAAALPETFYTVWSNVFMRGELSEGETLLVQGGSSGIGVTAILIAKALGHKVFVTAGTDEKCAACVALGADLAINYKTQYFVEEVKQATDGKGVNVILDMVTGAYVQKEIDCLADDGRIVIIAIMGGSKAEVNTGQILRRRLTITGSTLRPRPVSFKKQITKQLFENVWPLLNVGTLKPVIYKTFTLDQAADAHALMESSEHIGKIVLTV; the protein is encoded by the coding sequence ATGCGCGTAATTGAAATCAAAGAGCTTGGCGCACCAGAGATGCTGGTGCCAACCAATCGCCCTGATCCAGCGGCTCCTGCTGCTGGTACTGGTGAAATTTTGATCAAAGTTTTAGCTGCTGGAATTAATCGCCCAGACGTTTTGCAACGTAAGGGTCACTATCCTGTTCCAGCAGGCGCATCCGATATCCCTGGTCTTGAAGTGGCTGGCGAAATTGTGGGCGGAGATTTGGCTCATGTCGACAATCTATTTGGTTTGAAATTGGGCGATAAAGTATGCGCGCTTTTGCAAGGCGGTGGTTATGCTGAATTGTGTACCGCCCAAATTGCGCAGTGCCTACCTTACCCAAAGGGATTTACTGACCAAGAGGCGGCAGCTTTGCCTGAAACTTTCTATACCGTATGGAGTAATGTTTTCATGCGCGGAGAGTTGTCTGAAGGCGAAACTTTGCTGGTTCAAGGTGGATCTAGCGGTATTGGCGTAACGGCTATCTTGATCGCTAAAGCATTGGGTCATAAGGTATTTGTAACGGCAGGTACCGATGAAAAGTGCGCTGCCTGCGTTGCCTTAGGCGCTGACCTTGCGATTAACTATAAGACACAATATTTCGTCGAAGAGGTAAAGCAGGCTACCGACGGCAAAGGCGTCAACGTTATCTTGGATATGGTCACTGGTGCTTATGTCCAGAAGGAAATTGATTGCTTAGCGGATGATGGCCGCATTGTGATTATTGCCATCATGGGCGGCTCTAAAGCAGAAGTGAATACTGGTCAAATTTTGCGTCGTCGTTTAACGATTACTGGCTCCACTTTGCGTCCGCGTCCAGTTTCATTTAAGAAACAAATTACCAAGCAACTATTTGAAAACGTTTGGCCTTTGCTGAATGTGGGCACTTTGAAGCCTGTAATTTACAAAACATTTACGCTGGATCAAGCGGCAGATGCTCATGCATTAATGGAGTCATCTGAGCACATTGGCAAGATTGTGTTAACCGTTTAA
- a CDS encoding NADH-quinone oxidoreductase subunit D produces MAQIKNYTLNFGPQHPAAHGVLRLVLELDGEVIQRADPHIGLLHRATEKLAETRTWIQNVPYMDRLDYVSMMSNEHAYVLAIEKLLQVDVPLRAQYIRVMYDELTRLLNHLLWIGCHGLDVGAMAVFLYAFRDREDIFDMYEAVSGARMHAAYYRPGGVYRDLPDQMAQYTKNKIRSASAIKRLNENRSGTLLDFIEQFANGFDAHVDEYCNLLTDNRIWKQRLVNIGIVTPERALQLGFTGPMLRGSGIEWDLRKKQPYEVYDRLNFDIPVGVNGDSYDRYLVRMEEMRQSNRIIKQCVAWLKANPGPVMTDNHKVSPPKRVDMKTNMEELIHHFKLFTEGIHVPDGEAYSAVEHPKGEFGIYLISDGVNKPYRIKSRAPGFVHLSAMDEMSRGHMLADAVTIIGTQDIVFGEIDR; encoded by the coding sequence ATGGCACAAATTAAGAACTACACACTCAATTTTGGCCCTCAGCATCCTGCGGCGCATGGTGTATTGCGTTTAGTGCTAGAGCTGGATGGCGAAGTCATTCAGCGTGCCGACCCGCATATAGGTCTATTGCATCGCGCGACAGAAAAATTAGCTGAAACACGCACCTGGATTCAAAACGTTCCATACATGGATCGCTTGGATTACGTTTCCATGATGTCCAATGAGCATGCTTATGTTTTAGCGATTGAAAAGTTATTACAGGTTGATGTTCCATTGCGTGCTCAATACATCCGTGTGATGTATGACGAATTAACTCGTCTATTGAATCACTTACTCTGGATTGGTTGCCATGGGCTTGACGTTGGCGCTATGGCGGTATTCCTGTACGCCTTCCGTGATCGTGAAGATATTTTTGATATGTATGAAGCGGTATCTGGCGCGCGCATGCATGCTGCCTACTACCGCCCAGGTGGAGTGTATCGCGACTTGCCAGATCAAATGGCTCAGTACACCAAAAACAAAATCCGTAGCGCGTCCGCCATCAAGCGCCTGAATGAAAACCGCAGTGGCACATTGTTGGATTTCATTGAGCAATTTGCTAATGGCTTCGATGCACATGTGGATGAGTACTGCAACTTGTTGACGGATAATCGTATCTGGAAACAACGTTTGGTCAATATCGGTATCGTGACTCCTGAGCGCGCATTGCAGCTCGGCTTTACTGGACCAATGCTGCGCGGTTCTGGTATTGAGTGGGATTTGCGTAAGAAGCAGCCATATGAGGTCTATGACCGACTCAACTTTGATATTCCGGTGGGTGTCAATGGCGATTCTTATGATCGCTACTTAGTGCGTATGGAAGAAATGCGCCAATCCAATCGCATCATCAAACAATGTGTGGCTTGGTTGAAAGCAAACCCAGGTCCTGTGATGACTGATAACCATAAGGTTTCTCCACCGAAGCGCGTGGATATGAAAACCAATATGGAAGAATTGATTCACCATTTCAAACTCTTTACCGAGGGAATTCACGTTCCCGATGGTGAGGCTTACTCGGCAGTTGAGCATCCAAAAGGTGAGTTTGGTATTTACTTGATTTCTGATGGCGTCAATAAGCCATATCGCATCAAGAGTCGCGCTCCAGGCTTTGTGCATTTATCTGCAATGGATGAAATGTCACGTGGCCATATGTTGGCTGATGCGGTAACGATTATCGGTACCCAAGATATTGTGTTTGGGGAGATTGACCGCTAA
- a CDS encoding 2-isopropylmalate synthase → MSDKVIIFDTTLRDGEQSPGASMTKDEKVRIARQLERLKVDVIEAGFAASSEGDFQAISAVAAAVKDSIVCSLARANDKDITRAADALQAANAKRIHAFLATSPLHMAVKLRMSPEEVLEQAKRSIRFARNLAADIEFSAEDGYRSEMDFLCRVVEAVINESASTINIPDTVGYAIPELYGEFIKTLRTRVPNSDKAIWSVHCHNDLGMAVANSLAGVKIGGARQIECTINGLGERAGNTALEEIMMSLRTRKDYFDMVCGIDATQIVPASKLVSQITGFVVQPNKAVVGANAFAHTSGIHQDGILKNRDTYEIMRAEDVGWSANKIVLGKLSGRNAFKQRLQELGITVEAESDLNEAFTRFKALADQKAEIFDEDIIAIMSDSAPAEEGEHYKFISLSQHSETGERPKSRVTFRMGDKEISSEAEGNGPVDASLNAIEVIAQSGAEQLLYSVNAITAGTQSQGEVTVRLAKGGRIVNGVGTDPDIIAASAKAYFSALNKLHDPSQVKLNAQMTP, encoded by the coding sequence ATGAGCGACAAAGTAATCATTTTTGACACCACCTTGCGTGATGGAGAGCAGTCTCCTGGTGCATCTATGACCAAAGACGAAAAAGTGCGCATTGCACGTCAGTTAGAGCGTCTTAAGGTGGATGTGATTGAGGCTGGATTTGCAGCTAGCTCAGAGGGTGACTTTCAGGCAATTTCTGCCGTAGCTGCAGCTGTTAAAGACTCCATCGTATGCTCACTCGCTAGAGCCAATGACAAGGACATCACGCGTGCTGCCGATGCATTGCAAGCCGCTAACGCAAAACGTATTCACGCATTCTTGGCCACGAGTCCATTGCATATGGCGGTTAAGTTGCGCATGTCCCCGGAAGAGGTCTTAGAGCAAGCTAAGCGCTCGATTCGTTTTGCTCGTAACTTGGCGGCAGATATTGAATTTTCGGCTGAAGATGGTTATCGCTCGGAAATGGATTTTTTATGTCGCGTGGTTGAGGCGGTCATTAATGAAAGCGCTTCAACGATCAATATTCCGGATACGGTAGGTTATGCGATTCCAGAGTTGTATGGAGAATTTATTAAAACCTTGCGTACGCGCGTGCCGAACTCTGATAAAGCAATTTGGTCGGTGCATTGCCATAACGATTTGGGCATGGCGGTTGCCAATTCATTAGCTGGAGTGAAAATAGGTGGCGCTCGTCAGATTGAGTGCACTATTAATGGCTTGGGTGAGCGCGCTGGCAATACCGCCTTGGAAGAGATCATGATGTCATTGCGCACTCGCAAGGATTACTTTGATATGGTCTGCGGTATTGACGCAACCCAAATCGTTCCGGCTTCTAAATTGGTTTCTCAGATCACCGGTTTTGTGGTTCAGCCTAATAAGGCGGTAGTGGGTGCTAATGCATTTGCTCACACTTCAGGCATTCATCAAGACGGTATTTTGAAGAACCGCGACACCTATGAAATCATGCGTGCAGAGGATGTGGGTTGGTCTGCCAATAAGATTGTTTTAGGCAAGCTCTCAGGCCGCAACGCTTTTAAACAACGCTTACAAGAATTGGGAATTACCGTAGAAGCTGAATCGGATTTGAACGAGGCATTTACTAGATTTAAAGCCCTGGCCGATCAAAAAGCGGAAATTTTTGATGAAGACATTATTGCCATCATGTCTGATTCAGCTCCAGCAGAAGAGGGCGAGCATTACAAATTCATTTCATTGAGCCAGCATTCAGAAACTGGTGAGCGCCCTAAATCGCGTGTGACATTTCGCATGGGTGATAAAGAGATTAGCTCTGAAGCCGAAGGCAATGGCCCGGTGGATGCCAGCTTAAATGCAATTGAAGTGATAGCGCAGAGTGGTGCAGAGCAGTTGCTTTATTCGGTAAACGCGATCACAGCAGGAACTCAATCGCAGGGTGAGGTTACGGTGCGCTTAGCGAAAGGTGGGCGTATTGTGAATGGGGTGGGCACTGATCCTGACATCATTGCCGCCTCTGCAAAAGCGTACTTTTCCGCTTTAAATAAATTGCACGACCCTAGTCAAGTAAAACTCAATGCGCAGATGACTCCCTAA
- the tpiA gene encoding triose-phosphate isomerase, with protein sequence MRPLIVIGNWKMNGSLGSNQDWIKTVARGMESGMPSGRKYAVCPPFPYLQQCADLVKSHSLTFLSLGAQDASAYKSGAYTGDVAASMLKELGCSYVIVGHSERRQMHQEVDEIVSAKALQVLDSDMTPVICVGETADERNSGRAEEIVCAQVAKQVNVLQDRLADCLIAYEPVWAIGTGKVASAQVAQDMHRAIRLQLAEFDEDLASHVGILYGGSVKPDNAVELFAMLDIDGGLVGGASLNPQDFLAICQA encoded by the coding sequence ATGCGACCACTCATCGTCATCGGCAACTGGAAAATGAATGGCAGTCTTGGCAGCAACCAAGACTGGATTAAGACTGTAGCTAGAGGCATGGAAAGTGGTATGCCATCTGGACGCAAATATGCGGTTTGCCCCCCATTTCCGTATTTACAGCAGTGTGCTGACTTAGTTAAAAGTCATTCATTGACATTCCTCAGTCTTGGCGCGCAAGATGCCTCAGCGTATAAATCGGGCGCCTACACTGGTGATGTAGCGGCCTCAATGCTAAAAGAGCTGGGCTGCTCCTATGTCATCGTTGGTCACTCAGAGCGACGTCAAATGCATCAAGAGGTAGATGAGATAGTTTCCGCCAAAGCGCTTCAGGTTCTTGATAGCGACATGACGCCGGTCATTTGCGTTGGCGAAACTGCCGATGAGCGAAACTCCGGTCGCGCGGAAGAGATTGTCTGTGCCCAGGTTGCCAAGCAAGTGAATGTACTTCAGGACCGTCTAGCCGACTGTTTAATTGCCTACGAGCCTGTGTGGGCAATCGGCACTGGAAAAGTAGCTAGCGCTCAAGTTGCTCAAGACATGCACCGCGCAATTCGATTGCAATTGGCTGAATTTGATGAGGATTTAGCCTCTCATGTAGGCATTTTGTATGGTGGCAGTGTCAAGCCCGATAATGCCGTTGAATTATTTGCCATGCTGGATATTGATGGTGGGCTGGTGGGGGGTGCTTCATTAAATCCCCAAGACTTTCTGGCCATCTGTCAGGCTTAG
- a CDS encoding NuoB/complex I 20 kDa subunit family protein, producing MALEGVLKEGFVTTTADQLINWIRNGSLWPMTFGLACCAVEMMHAGASRYDLDRFGIVFRPSPRQSDLMIVAGTLCNKMAPALRKVYDQMPEPRWVISMGSCANGGGYYHNSYSVVRGCDRIVPVDIYVPGCPPTAEALIYGIIQLQSKIARISTIARKA from the coding sequence ATGGCATTAGAAGGTGTTCTCAAAGAGGGATTTGTTACTACCACTGCGGATCAGTTAATCAACTGGATTCGCAATGGATCTTTATGGCCCATGACTTTTGGATTGGCCTGTTGCGCGGTTGAAATGATGCATGCCGGCGCATCTCGCTATGACTTAGATCGCTTTGGCATTGTGTTTCGCCCATCGCCACGTCAATCCGATTTGATGATTGTGGCTGGTACTTTATGCAACAAAATGGCTCCTGCCTTGCGCAAGGTTTATGACCAAATGCCTGAGCCACGCTGGGTAATCTCTATGGGGTCTTGTGCCAATGGTGGTGGTTATTACCATAATTCCTACTCAGTTGTCCGCGGTTGTGACCGCATCGTGCCAGTGGATATTTATGTTCCTGGTTGTCCTCCAACCGCAGAAGCGTTGATCTACGGAATTATTCAGTTGCAATCGAAGATCGCTCGCATTAGCACTATTGCGCGGAAGGCTTAA
- the pssA gene encoding CDP-diacylglycerol--serine O-phosphatidyltransferase, with product MTTFRRRGRIDRSRFSHRSTASSAHQLAEELGDGVDCEVEELHPQKPRLRSKGIYLLPNAFTTAALFCGFYAIVNAMNHQFKIAAIAIFASMVLDGMDGRVARMTNTQSAFGEQYDSLADMVSFGVAPALVAYEWALKDLGQWGWLAAFTYCAGAALRLARFNVNTGVVDKKFFQGLPSPAAGALMAGFIWLTDDNKIPVRDTAIPWATFFIAVYAGLTMVSNARFYSGKALDVRYRVPFGVMVLMILTFVLISSNPPLTLFGLFVVYSISGYVIWACERLSGKRFS from the coding sequence TTGACTACATTTCGCCGTCGTGGTCGCATAGACCGTAGCCGCTTTTCTCATAGATCTACCGCATCCTCTGCACACCAGTTGGCGGAAGAATTGGGTGATGGGGTTGATTGCGAGGTAGAGGAGCTGCATCCTCAAAAGCCCCGCTTGCGTAGCAAGGGCATTTATCTTTTACCGAATGCATTTACAACTGCTGCTTTATTTTGCGGTTTCTATGCCATCGTTAATGCGATGAATCACCAGTTTAAAATTGCGGCCATTGCTATTTTTGCCTCAATGGTGCTTGATGGCATGGATGGGCGAGTCGCTCGCATGACTAATACGCAGAGCGCTTTTGGAGAGCAATACGATTCACTGGCGGATATGGTTTCTTTTGGTGTTGCTCCGGCATTAGTTGCCTATGAGTGGGCCTTAAAAGATTTGGGTCAATGGGGATGGTTGGCCGCATTTACCTACTGCGCAGGAGCGGCATTGAGATTGGCACGTTTTAATGTAAATACTGGTGTCGTAGATAAGAAGTTTTTCCAGGGCTTACCTAGTCCAGCAGCTGGCGCTTTAATGGCTGGTTTTATCTGGCTGACCGATGACAATAAGATCCCGGTGCGAGATACAGCCATTCCTTGGGCAACTTTCTTCATTGCCGTGTACGCAGGTTTAACCATGGTCTCGAACGCGCGTTTTTATAGTGGCAAGGCCCTAGATGTTCGTTACCGCGTGCCATTTGGTGTCATGGTATTGATGATTCTGACCTTTGTGCTGATCTCATCCAACCCGCCTTTAACTCTATTTGGTCTATTCGTGGTGTATTCAATCTCTGGTTATGTCATTTGGGCATGCGAAAGACTGAGTGGCAAGCGTTTTAGCTAA